The following coding sequences lie in one Girardinichthys multiradiatus isolate DD_20200921_A chromosome 13, DD_fGirMul_XY1, whole genome shotgun sequence genomic window:
- the tomm7 gene encoding mitochondrial import receptor subunit TOM7 homolog: protein MAKLSKETKQRLQQLFQCSQFVIRWGFIPTVLYLGFKRGADPGMPEPTLLSLLWG from the exons ATGGCTAAACTGAGCAAGGAGACCAAACAGCGGCTGCAGCAGCTGTTCCAGTGCAGCCAGTTTGTTATCCGATGGGGCTTCATTCCAACCGTGCTTTACCTCG GTTTTAAACGCGGGGCGGATCCAGGCATGCCTGAACCTACACTACTGAG TTTGCTCTGGGGTTGA
- the fam126a gene encoding hyccin isoform X1 — MLAMDQGVVEEWLSEFKTLPDSAISTYAASLKDKGSLIPALYKVIRENYSDLLEPVCHQLFEFYRSGVPQLQRFTLQFLPELLWSLLSVSAARDPHTSGCIEALLLGIYNLEIVDKDGQSKILSFTVPSLSKPSVYHEPSAIGSMALTEGALANHGLSRVVYSGPLLQRETFTAQNRFEVLTYLLLCYNAVLSYMTATSLQSLCQLSSRVSICGYPRQQLRRYKGISTRLTVTSEFLVQLITGIHYALCNGEVELGSKALDDVLYRAQLELFPEALLVGNAIKSSLHSAALKSNNREGGRSIQVEITPTASRISRNAVTSLSIRGHRWKRHDAVDLGSPDELMDISEVDEGVWPGAVGPDMTPPTITISNSTTTLNLGVKAMKKCRLGGRSSKDKESGPLTTGRAASENAELSVKRLTLTSSQSVPRAGALTSLTRTASAVFSRSFEHVASSNPAPTSNHTASEAGHYCCSLQEERMGYLSPTPNHTHRSPSISIHLGSDL; from the exons ATGTTGGCTATGGACCAAGGAGTGGTGGAGGAATGGCTGTCAGAATTTAAG ACCCTCCCTGACAGTGCAATCTCCACCTATGCCGCGTCACTTAAAGACAAAGGTTCCCTGATACCTGCGCTCTACAAGGTCATCCGAGAAAACTACAGCGAC CTGCTGGAGCCAGTTTGTCACCAGCTTTTCGAGTTTTACCGGAGCGGTGTGCCGCAGCTGCAGCGTTTCACACTGCAGTTCCTGCCAGAGCTCCTATGGAGCCTTCTGTCCGTCAGCGCTGCCAGAGACCCCCACACATCCGGCTGCATTGAGGCACTGCTGCTGGGCATTTACAACCTG GAAATAGTTGATAAAGATGGACAAAGTAAAATATTATCTTTCACCGTCCCTTCTCTTTCCAAACCCTCAGTGTATCATGAG CCATCAGCCATCGGCTCCATGGCTCTTACAGAAGGAGCTTTAGCCAATCACGGGCTGAGCAGGGTTGTGTATAGTGGGCCACTCCTCCAGAGAGAGACTTTTACAGCACAAAACAG ATTTGAGGTGCTGACCTACCTGCTGCTGTGCTACAACGCAGTTCTCAGCTACATGACCGCCACCTCCCTGCAGTCCCTCTGTCAGCTTAGTTCCAG GGTGAGTATATGTGGTTACCCGCGGCAACAGCTGAGGCGCTATAAAGGCATCAGCACACGACTCACTGTCACTTCAGAGTTCTTGGTTCAGCTCATAACAGGGATCCACTATGCCTT GTGCAATGGTGAAGTTGAACTGGGATCCAAAGCACTGGATGACGTCCTGTATCGAGCCCAGCTGGAGTTGTTCCCTGAGGCTCTGTTG GTTGGTAATGCCATCAAGTCTTCACTACACAGCGCAGCACTGAAAAGCAACAATAGGGAGGGTGGTCGGAGTATCCAAGTGGAGATTACACCCACTGCCTCCAGGATCTCCCGCAATGCTGTCACCTCCCTCTCTATAAGAGGGCACCGCTGGAAGAGACACG ACGCAGTGGATCTGGGTTCCCCGGATGAGCTGATGGATATATCCGAGGTGGATGAAGGGGTTTGGCCGGGAGCAGTGGGGCCTGACATGACCCCGCCCACCATCACTATCAGCAACAGCACCACCACACTGAACCTGGGAGTTAAGGCCATGAAGAAGTGTCGGCTTGGAGGGCGCAGCAGCAAGGACAAGGAGTCTGGGCCTCTCACAACGGGTCGGGCCGCGAGCGAGAACGCAGAGCTCTCTGTCAAGCGGCTAACCCTCACTTCCAGTCAGTCGGTGCCCAGGGCGGGCGCTCTCACCAGCCTGACACGCACTGCCAGCGCCGTCTTCTCCCGTTCCTTCGAGCACGTGGCCAGCAGCAACCCAGCTCCCACCAGCAACCACACAGCTTCCGAGGCAGGCCACTATTGCTGCAGCCTGCAGGAGGAGAGGATGGGGTACTTGAGTCCCACGCCAAACCACACCCACCGCTCCCCAAGCATTAGCATTCACCTCGGCTCTGACCTTTGA
- the fam126a gene encoding hyccin isoform X2 produces the protein MLAMDQGVVEEWLSEFKTLPDSAISTYAASLKDKGSLIPALYKVIRENYSDLLEPVCHQLFEFYRSGVPQLQRFTLQFLPELLWSLLSVSAARDPHTSGCIEALLLGIYNLEIVDKDGQSKILSFTVPSLSKPSVYHEPSAIGSMALTEGALANHGLSRVVYSGPLLQRETFTAQNRFEVLTYLLLCYNAVLSYMTATSLQSLCQLSSRVSICGYPRQQLRRYKGISTRLTVTSEFLVQLITGIHYALCNGEVELGSKALDDVLYRAQLELFPEALLVGNAIKSSLHSAALKSNNREGGRSIQVEITPTASRISRNAVTSLSIRGHRWKRHETQEVSVDGDPALGGMAVPEISVTGVSGERMANGDSLRPRPDGRNHLDNDTLGASSEVSTDPRSHDSGNRSQEVRRQKSVRRMVESEGSGSASAGRSQY, from the exons ATGTTGGCTATGGACCAAGGAGTGGTGGAGGAATGGCTGTCAGAATTTAAG ACCCTCCCTGACAGTGCAATCTCCACCTATGCCGCGTCACTTAAAGACAAAGGTTCCCTGATACCTGCGCTCTACAAGGTCATCCGAGAAAACTACAGCGAC CTGCTGGAGCCAGTTTGTCACCAGCTTTTCGAGTTTTACCGGAGCGGTGTGCCGCAGCTGCAGCGTTTCACACTGCAGTTCCTGCCAGAGCTCCTATGGAGCCTTCTGTCCGTCAGCGCTGCCAGAGACCCCCACACATCCGGCTGCATTGAGGCACTGCTGCTGGGCATTTACAACCTG GAAATAGTTGATAAAGATGGACAAAGTAAAATATTATCTTTCACCGTCCCTTCTCTTTCCAAACCCTCAGTGTATCATGAG CCATCAGCCATCGGCTCCATGGCTCTTACAGAAGGAGCTTTAGCCAATCACGGGCTGAGCAGGGTTGTGTATAGTGGGCCACTCCTCCAGAGAGAGACTTTTACAGCACAAAACAG ATTTGAGGTGCTGACCTACCTGCTGCTGTGCTACAACGCAGTTCTCAGCTACATGACCGCCACCTCCCTGCAGTCCCTCTGTCAGCTTAGTTCCAG GGTGAGTATATGTGGTTACCCGCGGCAACAGCTGAGGCGCTATAAAGGCATCAGCACACGACTCACTGTCACTTCAGAGTTCTTGGTTCAGCTCATAACAGGGATCCACTATGCCTT GTGCAATGGTGAAGTTGAACTGGGATCCAAAGCACTGGATGACGTCCTGTATCGAGCCCAGCTGGAGTTGTTCCCTGAGGCTCTGTTG GTTGGTAATGCCATCAAGTCTTCACTACACAGCGCAGCACTGAAAAGCAACAATAGGGAGGGTGGTCGGAGTATCCAAGTGGAGATTACACCCACTGCCTCCAGGATCTCCCGCAATGCTGTCACCTCCCTCTCTATAAGAGGGCACCGCTGGAAGAGACACG AGACCCAGGAGGTGAGTGTAGACGGTGACCCTGCACTGGGGGGCATGGCCGTCCCTGAGATCAGTGTGACTGGCGTGAGCGGCGAGCGAATGGCCAACGGAGACTCTCTGCGGCCACGCCCCGACGGACGCAACCACCTTGACAACGACACATTGGGTGCCTCTTCCGAGGTCAGCACGGACCCCCGAAGTCATGACTCCGGGAATCGGAGTCAGGAGGTCAGGAGGCAGAAGTCTGTGAGGCGAATGGTGGAGAGTGAGGGTTCTGGGTCGGCCTCCGCAGGGAGGAGCCAGTACTGA